The following DNA comes from Vigna radiata var. radiata cultivar VC1973A chromosome 4, Vradiata_ver6, whole genome shotgun sequence.
tattttgtttgctgttttgacATGATAAAATGTTCAGTTCTTATTTTTGCTTTACTAGAATATTAATGCTGTATGTGAGTATGAAATCGTTATTTCGAACACAAATTCTGCTTTTCTTAGCCCTTAACTTGAAAAAAGTAGTTTCAAATATAAACGCTCGGATCCTTAAGACCTCAACtaacatttgttttattatattaaataatcttAAATCATTTAAGAGTTTGCATGAATgatcatttaaatatattttttcttttaacttttttatgtatttaaagaCATGAcgataaaagaattttaaaatttaaagtgaaGAATACATCAATTCACATATGCTGATTGTAATGTATGTAATTAGGTTCACAACAAAAATTTAAGGTGGATGATATGGTCATAAAAATCTTTCATAAATTCCAAAATATGTTATCTTAGTTCATTTTGCATGTTATTTGTTTCCAATACTTTTTTAGAACAAAATCTCAGAAAGCACAAAATTTCCTGAAAGTAAAATTGGggaattataaataaaatctgattAGAAAATAGCCGAGAATTACATGCAAAATATGCTCTGAAATGTAAAccattattttctatatatgaaGTTGACTTTACTTTCGCAAAGCAAGCTATGATATCAAATTCGATTACATTATTCTTGGAGTGGAGTTAAAATGTGATAAATAGTTGATTTTGCAGACAAATGGTATTTTAGAAGCTTCGGTATCCCTTTTTATATCTTCTGTGTCcgaagtattttaattttaaaaaagtgtcTTTGTTTTAGTTAGGGagcataatttttgaaaatagtttggCAGTTATTTTAAAAGTCAAAGTCGAAAAGCTTACATTTTGTATTGATTCTTGTTTGGAGAAAAAAGAAATCGAAAAATTTGTATGCATGGAAGGTGTGGCCTTGACTTTTGACAAGTGAACGAAAGTATTTTTAGTGAATAGTTTTATAGTATAATTCAATGATTAGAAGCAGAGAATTGAGagagggaggaagaagaagtgatGATAGGAGAAGGTTAGGGATAATAGTAATGGTAAAtagaaatacaatattattaaaaataaataatagtagtaattataataataataataatagaaataatgaaAGGTTGGGGGTGGTGGAATTTGCGTGGGAGGAGTTGGTGGCGTAAGCAGAGGAAGCGGTTGAAGAAAGAAATGGTCTGATTGGGATGGGGAAGGGGATTTGACCACCTCCTCGTTGTCGTTGTTGGCGGCGATTTCCATTTGCTATTCTTCACTCTAATCCTTCATTGTTACGAACAAACAAAGCAAAAGTTATTAGAACAAACGATTGCAAGACATCGATGAAGAGCTCTCTGAAGAAATTGCGAGGTCTGGCGCTTCACAATCACAACCACAACCGCACTCGCAAGGATGACTCCTCCAACTCCATTCAGCCTTTGGGCCAGCTTGACGAGCTTGCTCGGGCCACCCAGGCACGCACGCCTCCACATTCGCATTTCTCTTTCCATCTCTGTTTCTTCAACATATCCTACCCTATCATACAATACATCTCTACTTTTAGGGTTTGACGGATGGAATTGATTTGGAATTGCTCTTCAGGATATGCAAGACATGAGGGACTGCTATGACACCTTGCTTTCCGCCGCTGCTGCAACCGCCAGCAGTGCCTATGGTAGGGTTGGGACGTTGGAATATCGttcattcattctttctttcttttcttcatcctttcaTGCTTTTCATATCGTCTATTATTCTCTTCTTACAGAATTCTCTGAGTCCTTGCGAGACATGGGCTCTTGTCTCCTCGAGAAGACCGCTTTAAATGACCACGCAGATGAAACTGGCACTCTACtcttcttttacttcttcttcttccacttctGCACGCACTTCAtcacctttttcattttttctcttccctaACCCCTTCCGTTGTTCTTTTCCATTCTGTTATTGCAGGAAAACTTCTCCTCACGCTTGGCAAAATTCAGTTCAAACTCCACAAACTAATTGATGACTACGTCACTTCCTAATCTTTTCTCTATTTCCATTTTATctttactaattattttctatGCTTTTCATCActcttttctttccctttccAGCGTTCTCATATAATCCAGACAATTACCGTTCCCTCGGAATCTCTCTTGAATGAACTTCGAATTGTTGAGGTTTCTAATTCTAATCTTTTTTATATCTCTATCTATTGCTCTTACATAAACCTAGTCATGCATCACTCTCCTTCAACTTTCAGattcaactttttcttattGCAGTAACCTGAGAAtacctttatttttatattctacaTGGATgacctttttttaattttaatcattttttttctttttgttttaatactGGACCAGGAGATGAAGCGGCAATGTGATGAGAAAAGGTTTGAAATGATGTTTTTGATCTGGTATTATCTTTGACTGTCACACTGATATACTTCTTGTTGTTGTGTCATATGATATGCAGAGACGTATATGACTATATGGTAGCAAGATACAGAGAAGGAGGCAGGTCTAAAGGCGGGAAAGGGGAAACTTTTTCTTTGCAGCAGTTGCAAACTGCTCATGATGAATATGATGAAGAGGCTACTTTGTTTGTTTTCCGATTGAAATCTCTGAAGCAAGGACAATCGCGTAGTCTTCTAACACAGGCAACGCGTCACCATGCTTCTCAGGTTCTTCACATTCCCCTGTTTCCTTGTAAGAATTggagtttccttttttttttttttatattattaccaTTGCTTTCTTTTGTGCCCAAACAGTTGTGTTTTTTCAAGAAAGCAGTCAAGTCCCTTGAGACAGTAGAACCACATGTAAAATCTGTAACTGAACAGCAGCACATTGATTACCAGTTCAGTGGTCTTGAAGAGGAGGATGGGTATGAAGGTGACGATGGagatgatggtggtggtggttatgATGACAATGATGATGGTGAGCTGAGTTTTGACTATGGACAAACTGAACAAGACCGAGATGTTTCTACGTCACGAAACTCCATGGAGGTGACTACCTTAAGTAACTAggatcttcaatttttttcttctcttatatgttttgaatttatttagaAATGGTTGTCTAGTGAAGGCTGGAAAATTACATCTACTAACACGCAAAAGGGAACAGGTGAATGATTATGCACTCATGTGGTGGTCGTTGAAGGGTTTGAATCCTACTGCATGCTGTATATGTgtgaaatcaaaattaatgagTGAATGACTACATTCGTGGAGAGAGATTATGTTGTGGGAAAAGTTGTTTTTACGGTCTTAAGCTCAAAAGTTTTgcatatttgtttatttaattgtgACTAACTGCTCTATGCACACGAGTAATACAGTTTAATTAGAATGCCGCTAGATGGACGATTGAGCAAGAACCTCTTCAAGTAAACTACGGGTTTTTAACTTCTTTGATTAATGCATGAAAATGCTATGGAAGTTTTCAGTAATGAACTTCTGATTTTGAAGATTTTGGTTCTGAacaatatatatagttttagttttcaaaGTTTATAAAACACTACAATTAGCTTATATTACTCATCTTGATGACATGGTGCTTATCCGTGTTCACCTCTTTTCAGCTGGATCAAGTGGAAGTTACAGCTCCTGGAGGTTTTACATCCGAAACTGCCAAGGTAAAAAAGACATCTATTATCTTCAGTTTTATTTTTGAGCCTCTAAATTTGAAGTACGTAAGGGCATGCACAATGAATCTTTTGCTCTGTTTGCAGGAAAACTTAGACAAACTTCAAAGgaatttgttttcctttagGGTTAGGACAGGGAGCCAATCTGCCCCGCTTTTTGCTGATAAACCTGATGCAATTGAAAAACTGAGGCAGATGCGCCCATCTTTATCTCGGAAGTTTAGTTCATATGTGCTACCCACACCCGTTGATGCTAAGAGTTCAATCTCTTCAAGTTCAAATAATCCAAAACCATCCAAAGTGCAGGCAAATCTAAGTGAACCTACAAAGAACTTGTGGCATTCATCCCCCTTAGAACAaaagaaacatgaaaaagaTAGCGGTGATGAATTTTCTGGTTCTATTGTCAGAAGTGCTCAGTCGGTACACAAGGAAAGTAACAGTAATACTGCCTCCACGAGATTGCCTCTTCCTCTAGCAGATAATCTTTTATCCTCGAACCGTGATTACATTTCCGCTCACtctaaaaagattaaaagataTGCCTTTTCTGGCCCATTGACAAGTAATCCTGGGCCTACCAGGCCGGTTTTGTTAGAAAGTGTTCAACTGTTCTCTGGACCTCTTTTGCCAAGTTCAATCCCTCAGCCTCGGTCATCATCTCCAAAAGTATCTCCCACTGCTTCTCCCACTCTAGTGTCTTCACCCAAAATAAGTGAGCTTCATGAACTTCCTAGGCCTCCAACCAATTTCCCATCCAATTCAAGGCTTTTAGGTTTGGTGGGTCATTCTGGTCCTTTGTTGTCTGGAGGTCAAAAGGTTTCCTCTGCAAATAATTTGGCTGCATCAACTGCTGCATCTCCATTACCAATGCCACCTCAGGCCATGGCTCGTAGTTTCTCCATACCTTCTAGTGGGGCTAGAGTTGCAGCATTACATGTTCCTAGAACTCTAGATTCTTCTCATGGATCATCTATATCTGAGACTATTGCTTCTCCTCTGATACCACTAGCATTATCTAGTAGTCAGCCATCATCAGATTGCTGAGGCTGTTGTCTAGATATTTAGACCAGAGGTATTTTTTTAAACCAGGGccttttgtttacttttttcttctttttttctattatttttgttttcctggatttatttgaacttttttttaactgtGAAATTTAGACAACGTAGAAAGTgttgaaatttcatttatagATGGCAAAACCTCTGTCTACATTTGCCTGGTTTGGAATGGGATAAAATGGAGATGGTTAGTACGTACTTCTATGACATCAAGAACCTGTAAGAGCCTGTGTATAGGACACCTATTATTGAGCGAGTTCTATCTTCAAAGTTCTTGcaatatataaatgatttccGATTCCCCCTTGTGGAATACAattgtcaaatgaaaaatatctaATACTTTTTATTGTATCTTTAGTGTAATTTGGAGTATGTGAGTTTATCACTTTAGACTTAATTAATTAggattatgataaaatattaggaTAAATAAGGGTTAGTGCTCTATGTATTGCGATTGCAACATGATATTTCATATCATATGAAGTCAATTCTAATGTCATAATGTTCGGTTTTTATTCTCTCCTTTTCCTCCGGCAATACCTTAATCTCTCTTAGCTACTCCCATTCTTCTAATAAAGTGTCGAATTTAATCACAAGGCATGTGGACCTATGTACTATCCATGCTACCCAAAGGGCATTTGGGTGAAGGGATGCgttctaaattttgttttcatctaaCCGTTTAAACTTTTGGAATAGTTTGGCATATGACAAAATAAACTATGTAATCTTCATACAAAATACTCTACTGGAAATGCACGTTGGGATAGAGAATATTTTTGGTGCAAGCATCATCTATTTTAAATGgacttaacattttattatgtACAAGTACTTTACAATGAGGTCACACATGCAGAAACTCACTTCATAgctatttttttcatcttctccttAAAATAGCAGTGCAATAGGTGGAAGTGTTTATAATTGATGGGATGAATAATTTACGACATGATAGGCCAGTTTTTATAATACATTGGAGAAATTTAAATTCCAAACTAATTGATATTACCATTGTGAGATTTAGAAATTGCTTTATTATTGTTCCTTCTTCCTACTACCAATACTGTTAGAAAGTTTAGTTTAACTTACATAtgatttaattttcattttctatttttcagggATGTGTATGTGCATGTTTTGTCTAATGTTATGCGATGAACCCAGGTATAGTCAATGGATACTTGTGCAGACTAATTCTACTTACGTTTGAAGTTAGCCTTTACGGCCTGGCAAATGAAGCTTAGGGCCAAGAAAACTTAGGTTAAATTTTGCTTAGTTGCAAAGATGTATATATTCGTTTTACCTAATATTCGTTTGTCTGTCATAATCATTGTTATTTCAACCTTATGggctttttgttttcttatttcgaAATAAATGCCCATTGGCTTTATTGTTGAGATATGCATTTATGCAATGACGGTAGCCAATCAATCACGCCTCCCCTTTACGAGCAATCCAACTGTGTAATTAAGCTGTGTACCTTTCAGTAAGTGCAATTTGCTTTCATATGTTTTCTTAACTAAACATTTCTATGAACACATGAAATCAATTCTCGGAGAATTCGATTCATTTCTGGATTGgcattcataaatcatgctttTGATTTGTCTGCAATCTGGTGGAGCAGGACGAGAAGAGAGAATAGAATTCATGTAATGTAACAATGTCGCTTTTGTTGTTGAACCATTATTTGGTTAATAAAACGTTCACGTTGCAATAATAAAAAAGGGAGAAGTGAAGTGGACCTTCGTGCAATTATGCTCTAGCAGGTGTGAAACCACTCTAGAAGTTGCTAATCACTAGCTAGGTACCGTGGCATTTTCTATGAACTGGTAGAGTTGGTTTAAGTCAGACAAATGGGTACTCTTGTTGTGGACTTATTGGGGTAATTTTGTTTAGAACATGTATGCCAAATCCAAATACCCAAATTTAACCGGCTTCTGtcattatcattataattaatctatatctatctatatattaCAAATGGACATCACAAACCATCCGTACTATCTGTACAGATTTGGAAACCAAGAAAAGAATTGCCGATGTCCTAATTCGAATGCAATGCATAATATTGGTAATTTGGAACGGTGCAAGGAAAATAGACATTTCCGATGTGCGCTGTTTGGACGATAGAGATTGGCTTCCTCCTCGTTATTTGGTAGATATAGTCTTTCATTTGCAGCTTTCTCCAGTATCATATCTGACGAATCCCATTAATTCTGGTCCTTTAAGTCTTGTGTTATTCTTGAAACTGCAGGAATATAAACTATTAGCTCATGCTCTCACACATTGAAATCAACTACTCGAGCATGGATCTAGAGGTAAGAGAAGCATGAAATCATAACAGGGGAATGTCATTATCAATGTTATATAAGTAATAGCTAAATTCTACAAATGATCAGCATcgaaaagtaaaaagtaaattataatcGCCATTTTCCTATTTTGGtggtatttatataatttcttgtCACCAATGATTTGAGTTCAAGTCATCTGTTATTATTACTGTTATCACCCAGCAGATATAGCGGCTTAAACTTATTTACAGAATCTATGACAAAATTTGTGCAAGTAGTAACGAAGTCGACCTTGTGAAGTACTCAGATTAATAAGTTTTAGATGGACTCACCTTTGTTCAGAGAACTTGGAAAAAGAGCCGGATGTAGGGAAAGTACCACACAGATCATTATTTGATAGGTCTCTGCATAACATAAGAAAAACGAATTTAAACGTGAGAAATTAGAATTGACGGAGAAGAATGAAAAGAGGTGTGATATTGAAAAGTGTAGGACAGAGAGACTCACAAGATCTTGAGGTTTTCCAACTTAGTGAGTTCCCTCGGTATTCTTCCAGTGAGCATGTTGCTGTTGAGCCGCCTGTAATATTGTATCATAAAAGGCTTAGGCTTGATGAACGGTCCACttgctatttattttaattaacttacaagaatttgatgtgGGAGAGGTTGGACAGGCTGGCGGGAATGGAGCCAGTGAGGTTATTCTGGTAGAGACCCAAGCTAACCAGGTTCTTGAGGTCTCCAAGTTCCTTTGGTATTGGACCCTTCAAATCATTTTTGTACAGTTCTCTGCACATTGGCAAACCAAATCTTACGTTCTGTTTTTGCATAACACATTCAAAAAGGAACTTTGGAGAAATAAACCCTCATATTTGATCTTTAGTGATGTCTGTCAGACATTTTCAGAAAATAGATAAATGCAAACTTCGCTACGGGGCTTACAGAAACTGAAGGCGCTGGAGCCTCCCTAGTTCTGGAACCAAATGACCAGACAGTTTTGCGTGTCCGAGGTCCCTGCATGAGTACGCAATTATCAGACTTAACCCAACCCAGTGAAATAATCAACACTTATCAAACAAACATGTTACAAagaatacataataaaataaaaatacaaagaatatATTCCAAATAAAAACGTGAGAAAATGTAAAGACAAGATGGAGTTAATTACAGTCGGGTTACTCTCTTATCATCATCACAGGTAACATGGAACCATGTACAAGGATCCACCAAAGTTGGATCCCAGCTCTGCAGAACGTTATTTGGGTCTTTCACAGCTCTTCTGAACGCGAACAGAGCATCACCTGTTCGTTTTCAAGTTCAAAAAAGCAGAATATACTATTGTGACAAGATTCTTCAAAATTTGTGGCTGGATACATATGGAACGCATATATACAAAAGGGTGGGTTTACCTTCAGAGTTTGCATTTATAACAGCAAAAGGGTCTGATAGGAGAAGAAAAATGGCAAGAACGTAAAAAGGTACCCTCATGCTCCTCTCCATGAAGTAGCAGCCCTGAAAGTTGGTAGAGAGAGACTTAACTGGAGTAGAGATTTTAGAGCCTCACCCCTCACACCGGCTGACACCAATAGATGGTTCTATTTGTAGTCGAAGTGCGCCTAAtagtaataatactaataacaaaaacatgtaatagAGACCAAATCTTCCTCTTTCTTTAATGCAATTATGCTTTTGGAATGGAATCACAGATATATGGAGAATTTTATAGTGCCCGTAAATGGATATGAGATGCTACCTCTTTAGTTTGTCTATTCACACTCAACTAGTAATGTAGTCGTACGTGTAAATATCATTACtctttttcaaaagataattaaaattgttattctCGATATATTTAGTTAGGTCAAAGTCTATATACACTATTTGAATTTTTAGTAAGGAAAATATTTACGTGCATTTAAAAGTGAGATatgttcattattattatttttgtaatttaaaggAGCATTTCTGGAATGCATGTATACGagaaaaggattaaaaaaaatacgatAAAGGTAAAGATAAACTGTACGATATCAATTAGATTATTCAGTATTCAAGCAATAGAGCCTAAGGCTATCGCAGTAGCAATACAAAGAATGTTTTACGCAATTACACAGACTAAACTAAATCGTTGTTCTTCCTCTTGTGTGCTtgtatttgaaaacaaaataaacaaaaatgtataCTTTAGATTCGATGATGGATGGTGTGATTTCAAAGAAGGAGAATAATTATTcattctgttttcttttattagaaaaaattatctCTGACACAAAGCAGCAAGGAATATTAATAATGGTATTGAAAACTGTaagtaataaaatgataaagatgaTAAAGTTAAATTGGTTTTTGATTAGTCAACCATGATGGCAAATTAGTTAACTGGAAGCATCATAGTAAGCTTTGTGATTGGACACGTAAAAGTAAGGCACTAGCTAGGAATGAAGAAAGTGAATAGAAAGATTATAGATGCAAATGAAATACTCGTCTTTTAATGCATTTTATGTTAATGGGTCCAAATCCAACACTATAGTTTTGACTTGGGACGGCTCAATGGGTTGAATTGGTTGACAGCATGGTTTGTTCTGTTTGAAGTTACTGTACTTTGTATCTTCTTTTTTGATAGTGGGAGGGACACAAAAGCATGAAAGAGTT
Coding sequences within:
- the LOC106759177 gene encoding uncharacterized protein At2g33490 isoform X1; this translates as MKSSLKKLRGLALHNHNHNRTRKDDSSNSIQPLGQLDELARATQDMQDMRDCYDTLLSAAAATASSAYEFSESLRDMGSCLLEKTALNDHADETGKLLLTLGKIQFKLHKLIDDYRSHIIQTITVPSESLLNELRIVEEMKRQCDEKRDVYDYMVARYREGGRSKGGKGETFSLQQLQTAHDEYDEEATLFVFRLKSLKQGQSRSLLTQATRHHASQLCFFKKAVKSLETVEPHVKSVTEQQHIDYQFSGLEEEDGYEGDDGDDGGGGYDDNDDGELSFDYGQTEQDRDVSTSRNSMELDQVEVTAPGGFTSETAKENLDKLQRNLFSFRVRTGSQSAPLFADKPDAIEKLRQMRPSLSRKFSSYVLPTPVDAKSSISSSSNNPKPSKVQANLSEPTKNLWHSSPLEQKKHEKDSGDEFSGSIVRSAQSVHKESNSNTASTRLPLPLADNLLSSNRDYISAHSKKIKRYAFSGPLTSNPGPTRPVLLESVQLFSGPLLPSSIPQPRSSSPKVSPTASPTLVSSPKISELHELPRPPTNFPSNSRLLGLVGHSGPLLSGGQKVSSANNLAASTAASPLPMPPQAMARSFSIPSSGARVAALHVPRTLDSSHGSSISETIASPLIPLALSSSQPSSDC
- the LOC106759178 gene encoding leucine-rich repeat protein 1-like, translating into MERSMRVPFYVLAIFLLLSDPFAVINANSEGDALFAFRRAVKDPNNVLQSWDPTLVDPCTWFHVTCDDDKRVTRLDLGHAKLSGHLVPELGRLQRLQFLELYKNDLKGPIPKELGDLKNLVSLGLYQNNLTGSIPASLSNLSHIKFLRLNSNMLTGRIPRELTKLENLKILDLSNNDLCGTFPTSGSFSKFSEQSFKNNTRLKGPELMGFVRYDTGESCK
- the LOC106759177 gene encoding uncharacterized protein At2g33490 isoform X2, whose protein sequence is MQDMRDCYDTLLSAAAATASSAYEFSESLRDMGSCLLEKTALNDHADETGKLLLTLGKIQFKLHKLIDDYRSHIIQTITVPSESLLNELRIVEEMKRQCDEKRDVYDYMVARYREGGRSKGGKGETFSLQQLQTAHDEYDEEATLFVFRLKSLKQGQSRSLLTQATRHHASQLCFFKKAVKSLETVEPHVKSVTEQQHIDYQFSGLEEEDGYEGDDGDDGGGGYDDNDDGELSFDYGQTEQDRDVSTSRNSMELDQVEVTAPGGFTSETAKENLDKLQRNLFSFRVRTGSQSAPLFADKPDAIEKLRQMRPSLSRKFSSYVLPTPVDAKSSISSSSNNPKPSKVQANLSEPTKNLWHSSPLEQKKHEKDSGDEFSGSIVRSAQSVHKESNSNTASTRLPLPLADNLLSSNRDYISAHSKKIKRYAFSGPLTSNPGPTRPVLLESVQLFSGPLLPSSIPQPRSSSPKVSPTASPTLVSSPKISELHELPRPPTNFPSNSRLLGLVGHSGPLLSGGQKVSSANNLAASTAASPLPMPPQAMARSFSIPSSGARVAALHVPRTLDSSHGSSISETIASPLIPLALSSSQPSSDC